In Chryseobacterium gleum, a single genomic region encodes these proteins:
- a CDS encoding MFS transporter, which yields MATNNIINAITEPFKTLRNTTFARLYFAQIASLFGDAFTWLGLALLTYEISPRNAAAILASALTLRVTAYIIFSPFAGVVSEKFQRKQILLITQFARMAIVCMLPFVNAEWQLYALIFALNVFAAFFTPTYRAIIPQIVEKEIYREANGLSMATFQLLSVFGPALAGIVAVWLGATQIFFVNGATLFVAILFILSIPKSSLQKGVSSDNAVPQKTWGEVLKGIRLLFGNRIVRFALSIEFISAVAGAMVLVNTVGLVKTSLELDDKHYGWIMSVFGVGAAITAFLLGSLDKSKTRSVSLISGAMLIGVAISFANFVPYNGLMFLWILAGIGQTLADMPSETLIGENIEPKDQGKVYGAHFAFSHLWWAIAYPIAGFLGTQFPNREFLYGGIATIVLAIIAILMFRKSN from the coding sequence ATGGCAACAAATAATATAATAAACGCAATCACAGAACCCTTTAAAACCCTGCGAAACACGACTTTCGCAAGGCTTTATTTCGCACAGATAGCAAGCCTTTTCGGCGATGCTTTTACGTGGCTTGGTCTGGCTTTGCTCACGTATGAGATAAGCCCCCGAAATGCCGCCGCCATATTGGCATCAGCCCTAACATTAAGGGTAACGGCATACATCATTTTTTCGCCCTTTGCAGGTGTGGTATCAGAAAAATTCCAACGCAAACAGATATTGCTCATCACGCAGTTTGCAAGAATGGCAATCGTCTGTATGTTGCCTTTCGTCAATGCCGAATGGCAGTTGTACGCATTGATATTTGCATTGAATGTGTTTGCGGCATTTTTTACGCCTACATATAGAGCCATTATTCCGCAGATAGTGGAAAAAGAGATATACAGGGAAGCCAACGGCTTATCAATGGCAACCTTTCAGTTGTTGAGTGTTTTCGGACCCGCATTGGCGGGTATCGTAGCGGTTTGGCTGGGTGCTACACAAATATTTTTCGTAAACGGTGCAACGCTGTTTGTCGCTATATTGTTCATTCTTTCCATTCCGAAATCATCATTGCAAAAAGGTGTAAGCAGTGATAATGCCGTACCTCAAAAAACGTGGGGCGAAGTGTTAAAAGGCATACGATTATTGTTCGGTAACAGGATTGTACGGTTTGCATTAAGCATTGAATTTATATCAGCCGTCGCAGGTGCTATGGTTTTGGTCAATACAGTTGGCTTGGTAAAAACGTCCTTAGAGTTGGACGATAAGCACTACGGGTGGATAATGTCGGTATTCGGCGTAGGTGCAGCGATTACAGCATTTTTATTGGGTAGTTTGGACAAATCCAAAACACGTAGCGTTTCACTGATTAGCGGAGCAATGTTGATAGGTGTCGCCATCAGTTTTGCCAATTTCGTACCATACAACGGGCTGATGTTCTTATGGATTTTGGCAGGTATCGGGCAGACCTTAGCCGATATGCCGTCCGAAACACTGATAGGCGAAAATATCGAACCTAAAGACCAAGGCAAAGTGTATGGTGCTCATTTCGCATTCTCCCATTTGTGGTGGGCAATCGCCTACCCGATAGCGGGATTTTTAGGCACACAATTCCCGAATAGAGAGTTTTTGTACGGTGGGATAGCTACCATTGTTTTAGCGATTATTGCTATTCTGATGTTTAGAAAATCAAATTAA
- a CDS encoding RteC domain-containing protein yields the protein MDKFYQQILNKLEDEIRELEVETDCSVQRIEAVIKLIIKTLSDLKEHILKRGFKNTVEEINFFKHQKPVIVAKLIYYYAIYKIETKKPNGTKAVRKYFNEELRKLKRHFNNNLELYKYYRTKSTFLDEKLFIRGKFDIKLSIDTIYLETDIRFSTYYDYKIAEIIANDLIQVYLEAKLNKNSHSKISDNSSLKWTGSKAAAIELIYSLHSQGAFNNGNTDIISIVRFFENSFNIDLGDFYHTFLELKSRKMNRTKFLDSLRDALIKRMDEQDEK from the coding sequence ATGGATAAATTTTATCAACAGATACTCAATAAGCTGGAGGACGAAATCAGGGAATTGGAGGTTGAAACCGATTGCTCTGTGCAACGAATTGAAGCAGTTATCAAACTTATCATTAAAACTTTGTCCGACCTAAAGGAGCACATCTTAAAAAGAGGGTTTAAGAATACCGTTGAAGAAATCAATTTTTTCAAACATCAGAAACCCGTTATCGTTGCTAAGCTCATTTATTACTATGCCATTTACAAAATTGAAACGAAAAAACCCAACGGTACGAAAGCGGTCAGAAAATATTTCAATGAAGAATTGAGAAAGCTCAAAAGACACTTCAATAACAACCTTGAACTGTATAAATACTATCGCACCAAAAGTACATTTCTTGACGAGAAGTTATTTATAAGAGGAAAATTTGATATTAAGTTAAGCATTGACACTATTTATTTGGAAACAGATATTAGGTTCTCTACTTATTACGATTATAAAATAGCCGAGATTATTGCTAATGACTTGATACAGGTATATCTTGAAGCAAAACTAAATAAAAACAGTCACAGCAAAATATCGGATAACTCGTCTTTGAAATGGACAGGGAGTAAAGCCGCAGCTATCGAATTGATTTACAGCTTGCATTCACAAGGTGCATTTAATAATGGGAATACTGATATTATAAGCATTGTCAGATTTTTTGAAAACAGTTTTAATATTGATTTAGGCGATTTTTACCATACATTTTTAGAACTCAAATCCCGAAAGATGAACCGAACAAAATTCCTTGACAGTTTGCGTGATGCCTTGATTAAGAGAATGGACGAACAGGACGAGAAATAA